Below is a genomic region from Citrobacter tructae.
GTCGTTGATGCTGGAGCAGAACAACGTGCTGATTGGGGAGAACGCGTGGGGTAAGTCCAGCCTGCTGGATGCGCTAACCCTGCTGCTGTCACCGGAATCGGACTTGTATCATTTTGACCGCGAAGACTTCTGGTTCCCGCCGGGCGATATTCAGGGCCGGGAACATCATCTGCATATTATCCTCACCTTTCGTGAATCTCAGCCGGGTCGTCATCGGGTACGCCGCTATCGCCCGTTGGAAGCCTGCTGGTCGCCGTGCCACGATGACTACCACCGTATTTTTTATCGACTGGAAGGCGAGTGTGCGGATGACGGTAGCGTTCTGACGCTGCGCAGTTTCCTCGATGGTGAAGGTCGTCCGCTAGCGCTCGACAATATTAACGATCTGGCGCGTCACCTTGTCCGTCTCATGCCGGTGCTACGTCTGCGCGATGCACGTTTTATGCGACGGATCCGTAATGGAACGATGCCGGACACGGCGGAGGTTGAAGTGACGGCCCGCCAGCTGGATTTCCTGGCGCGAGAGCTGGCGACCCGTCCGCAAAATCTGACAGATGGGCAGATTCGCCAGGGACTATCGGCGATGGTACAACTGCTGGAACACTACTTTTCTGAGCAGGGTTCCAGTCAGTCCCGCTATCGTCTGATGCGACGGCGCTCCAATAACGAGCAACGTAGCTGGCGCTATCTGGACATAATTAACCGTATGATTGATAAGCCCGGAGGACGCACACACCGTGTGATTCTGTTGGGACTATTTTCAACGTTGCTACAGGCTAAAGGTACGCTAAGACTGGACAAAGACGCCCGTCCTTTGTTGCTGGTGGAAGATCCCGAAACGCGTTTACACCCTATTATGCTGTCAGTTGCCTGGCAACTGCTGAACCTGTTGCCTCTGCAACGTGTGGCGACCACCAACTCGGGTGAATTGCTGTCACTTACGCCCGTTGAGCATGTCGTTCGTTTGGTGCGCGAATCTTCCCGTGTCGCCGCATGGCGGTTAGGCCCGGGTGGTCTGAGCCCAGAGGACGGGCGACGCATCGCCTTTCATATTCGTTTCAATCGGGCATCGTCGTTGTTTGCCCGTTGCTGGCTGCTAGTGGAAGGTGAAACAGAAACCTGGGTAATTAACGAACTGGCCCGCCAGTGTGGACATCACTTTGATGCCGAAGGAATTAAAGTCATTGAATTCGCCCAGTCCGGTCTTAAACCGCTGGTGAAATTCGCTCGGCGGATGGGAATCGAGTGGCATGTGCTGGTCGATGGCGATGAGGCCGGTAAAAAGTACGCGGCCACGGTGCGTGGTTTGTTGAATAACGATCGCGAGGAAGAACGCGAGCATTTAACCATGCTGCCCGCGCTGGATATGGAACACTTCATGTACCGGCAGGGGTTCTCTGATGTTTTTCACCGGGTGGCGCAAATCCCGGAAAACGTGCCGATGAATATGCGTAAAATCATCTCGAAAGCGATTCATCGCTCTTCAAAACCCGATCTGGCGATTGAAGTAGCGATGGAAGCTGGGCGGCGTGGCGTCGATGCCGTTCCCACCCTGCTGCGAAAAATGTTTTCGCGCGTGCTGTGGCTGGCACGCGGACGCGCTGATTAGTGGCGGAACATCAGCGACAACTGTGCGTGGATAGTGTCCAGTAACTGATAGCGGCGGCGATATTCAGCACGCTTCTTACTGGCAATATCCACCTCGCTTTTTCGCGCCAGCGTGCGCGGAATATGATAATACCCGTGGCTGTCGCATTCGCCGCCAACCGACTCCCAAAAAGCATTATAGTCGGAAAGAATAACCTTGTTTTTATCATGGTAACGCGGGCCGCGAAAGATATGCTGTTCATTACTGACAGCCATAACGTGTTCGATATTCAACTGTTCTGCTAAACGGCAAATGGTTTCCATCACAATACGTTTCGGGAAAATTCCGTGACAAGACTTTGTTGCTTTCTGTATTGCCTCGTGAGGGAGTTGTGAATTTCCCTGTACGCCGCCAATAAAAATCGTACTTTTCCCATTATATTCGCAGAACGTAAATGTCATTTTAGTCAGCACGTCTCCGGCGCCATTGCGCACCAGAATGGTACTTTCTCCTTCTTTATCCAGTACGGGGAACATCATCATGGTGACGGTAAATATTTCGCCATCTTTGCCCTCAATTTGCGCCAGCTGTAAGCCGTCATTGCTTAACAGAGCGTTAAATTCGGCAGGTAAGAATGCGTGGCGGATGACATGATAGTGAAAACGTACGGCATCTAAGCGCATTTTACGATCGAAGTTTACGGCAAGGTAAGGACGGTGCAGGCGAACTGGCAGCCGGGGTTGACGGGCAAGCAGGTGTTCAAGATCCGGCCATTGCGCCAGTTCAGTCATCCATTCCTGGGTGAGACGAGGTATCAGTATTGAGCGCCAGATAAACTTACGGCGAAAACTCCGCTTATCCCAGCATTGTCCTGGCCGTAATTGACCGCGGCTCAGGCTGTAAAAAAGGCTAAAACTTGTGGCTGGTTTGGTAGAAAGAAAAGTGCTTTCAGTTAGTTGGCTCATAATATAAATCCGATTGATACCCTGGTACTAATTTCAGCACAGCGGATCTTAACCATTCATCAATAACTCTGTTATTCTTGGCGCTTTTCAACGGCTATTTATTTATCGTTGACGTTTAACACTCCACTCTGATGGACGTATTGGGGGAAATTGGGACATTTATGAAGCTCAAGGGAAAAATCAAAAAACGCTATTTTATCTTCGCCGTCATCATTATTGTGGCGATAATTGCACTTTGGCGAATGCTTAATGCTCCATTACCTCAGTATCAAACATTAATTGTTCGACCAGGTGATCTTCAGCAAAGCGTGCTGGCAACCGGGAAACTGGATGCGCTGCGTAAAGTTGACGTCGGGGCGCAGGTGAGCGGGCAGTTAAAAACGCTGTCAGTGGCCATTGGCGATAAAGTCAAAAAAGATCAGTTGCTCGGCGTTATCGATCCTGAACAGGCGCAGAACCAAATTAAAGAAGTTGAAGCGACGCTGATGGAATTACGCGCCCAACGTATGCAGGCCGAGGCCGAGTGGAAACTGGCGCGGGTGACTCTATCTCGCCAGCAACAGTTAGCGAAAACGCAGGCGGTTTCGCAGCAGGATCTCGACACGGCAGCAACGCAGATGGCAGTCAAACAGGCGCAAATCGGCACTATTGATGCGCAAATTAAGCGTAATCAGGCCTCTCTCGACACGGCAAAAACGAACCTTGATTATACCCGTATTGTGGCGCCGATGGCCGGTGAAGTGACGCAAATCACCACCCTGCAGGGGCAAACTGTGATTGCCGCCCAGCAGGCGCCGAACATTTTGACGCTGGCGGACATGAGTACCATGCTGGTCAAAGCGCAGGTGTC
It encodes:
- the macA gene encoding macrolide transporter subunit MacA → MKLKGKIKKRYFIFAVIIIVAIIALWRMLNAPLPQYQTLIVRPGDLQQSVLATGKLDALRKVDVGAQVSGQLKTLSVAIGDKVKKDQLLGVIDPEQAQNQIKEVEATLMELRAQRMQAEAEWKLARVTLSRQQQLAKTQAVSQQDLDTAATQMAVKQAQIGTIDAQIKRNQASLDTAKTNLDYTRIVAPMAGEVTQITTLQGQTVIAAQQAPNILTLADMSTMLVKAQVSEADVIHLHPGQKAWFTVLGDPQTRYEGTLKDVLPTPEKVNDAIFYYARFEVPNPKGILRLDMTAQVHIQLTDVKNVLTIPLSALGDPIGNNRYNVRLLRNGETREREVSIGARNDTDVEIVKGLEEGDEVIISEAKPGAAQ
- a CDS encoding ATP-dependent endonuclease, with the translated sequence MILERVEIVGFRGINRLSLMLEQNNVLIGENAWGKSSLLDALTLLLSPESDLYHFDREDFWFPPGDIQGREHHLHIILTFRESQPGRHRVRRYRPLEACWSPCHDDYHRIFYRLEGECADDGSVLTLRSFLDGEGRPLALDNINDLARHLVRLMPVLRLRDARFMRRIRNGTMPDTAEVEVTARQLDFLARELATRPQNLTDGQIRQGLSAMVQLLEHYFSEQGSSQSRYRLMRRRSNNEQRSWRYLDIINRMIDKPGGRTHRVILLGLFSTLLQAKGTLRLDKDARPLLLVEDPETRLHPIMLSVAWQLLNLLPLQRVATTNSGELLSLTPVEHVVRLVRESSRVAAWRLGPGGLSPEDGRRIAFHIRFNRASSLFARCWLLVEGETETWVINELARQCGHHFDAEGIKVIEFAQSGLKPLVKFARRMGIEWHVLVDGDEAGKKYAATVRGLLNNDREEEREHLTMLPALDMEHFMYRQGFSDVFHRVAQIPENVPMNMRKIISKAIHRSSKPDLAIEVAMEAGRRGVDAVPTLLRKMFSRVLWLARGRAD
- a CDS encoding VirK/YbjX family protein, with amino-acid sequence MSQLTESTFLSTKPATSFSLFYSLSRGQLRPGQCWDKRSFRRKFIWRSILIPRLTQEWMTELAQWPDLEHLLARQPRLPVRLHRPYLAVNFDRKMRLDAVRFHYHVIRHAFLPAEFNALLSNDGLQLAQIEGKDGEIFTVTMMMFPVLDKEGESTILVRNGAGDVLTKMTFTFCEYNGKSTIFIGGVQGNSQLPHEAIQKATKSCHGIFPKRIVMETICRLAEQLNIEHVMAVSNEQHIFRGPRYHDKNKVILSDYNAFWESVGGECDSHGYYHIPRTLARKSEVDIASKKRAEYRRRYQLLDTIHAQLSLMFRH